One genomic region from Xyrauchen texanus isolate HMW12.3.18 chromosome 16, RBS_HiC_50CHRs, whole genome shotgun sequence encodes:
- the atxn3 gene encoding ataxin-3 produces the protein MESIFHEKQEGSLCAQHCLNNLLQGEYFSPVELSSIAHQLDEEERMRMAEGGVQSEEYRTFLQQPSGNMDDSGFFSIQVISNALGVWGLEIVLFNSREYQQLRINPINEKAFICNYKEHWFTVRKLGQQWFNLNSLLTGPELISDTYLALFLAQLQQEGYSIFVIRGNLPDCEADQTLQIMRVEQLQRPKLIGEDETQRVSVQQVSDTTHTTDEGVLEEDEEELRKALALSRQHMEVEDEEADLRRAIQLSMQGSASPISETAGSSHDTSSIDTLNAEELRRRRQAYFDRQQLSHSADSHSAGGLKDSETKPDQ, from the exons ATGGAGTCAATTTTCCACGAGAAA cAGGAAGGCTCCCTGTGTGCACAGCACTGCCTGAATAACCTCCTGCAGGGCGAGTACTTCAGTCCGGTGGAGTTGTCATCCATCGCTCACCAGCTGGACGAAGAAGAGCGCATGAGGATGGCAGAAGGAGGTGTTCAGAGTGAGGAGTACAGGACATTTCTGCAG CAACCATCGGGGAACATGGATGACAGCGGCTTCTTCTCCATTCAA gtgaTCAGTAATGCTCTGGGTGTTTGGGGTTTGGAGATTGTTCTGTTCAATAGTCGAGAATACCAGCAGTTACGAATCAATCCCAT AAACGAGAAGGCGTTTATATGTAACTATAAGGAGCATTGGTTTACAGTGCGTAAACTGGGTCAACAG TGGTTTAATCTGAACTCACTGTTAACTGGACCAGAACTCATATCAGATACGTACCTGGCATTATTCTTAGCTCAACTACAGCAGGAAG GATATTCTATATTTGTGATTCGTGGGAATTTGCCGGACTGTGAAGCAGATCAGACTTTGCAGATCATGCGTGTAGAGCAGTTGCAGCGGCCGAAACTCATCGGAGAAGACGAGACTCAGAG GGTGTCTGTGCAGCAGGTgtcagacactacacacactacagatGAAGGGGTGCTGGAGGAGGACGAGGAGGAGTTGAGGAAGGCTCTGGCGCTCAGTAGACAGCACATGGAGGTGGAAGATGAAGAAGCAGATCTGCGCAGAGCCATTCAACTCAGCATGCAGG GCAGTGCCAGTCCCATCAGCGAGACAGCGGGCTCGTCACATGACACGTCAAGCATCGACACACTGAATGCAGAGGAGCTGCGGCGCAGGAGACAGGCGTACTTTGACAG GCAACAGCTCTCTCATTCGGCTGACAGTCACAGCGCTG GTGGATTGAAGGACAGCGAGACCAAACCTGACCAGTGA
- the serpina10b gene encoding protein Z-dependent protease inhibitor: MEFRALFIIIYSSGFLSTFKTQEVKTPNVTDLAFKNIDFAMNLYRKISSYHDRNVFLSPLSISTSFATLLLAAQGSTRAQIVKGLNLESLDDSRDVQVIPRLFEQLQKNLSLDRTLQMEQSTALFIDEQFQVETLFSDQIKKFFGAEVNNVDFGKTETSRQFINEYVSKKTGHKVNEMVKSIKPLTQMMLINTIFYQGGWEHPFDPNNTKTSRFFIDKYNIVQVAKMLKEDKFYTTEDSEIRARVLRLSYRDGVAMLILLPDENVDYTIIDDEINAQRFFKWIKNMRKIKLEVHLPKFKMEQSYVLHDILPHLGIKSVFEDSADLTGLSKDAGLKVSQVLHKAVIEVDEKGTTAAAATSMGITAYSLPATFIVDRPFFFFLYHEATHSLMFMGRVIDPTQN, translated from the exons ATGGAGTTCCGAGCacttttcatcatcatttattcatcggGTTTTCTGAGCACCTTCAAAACTCAAGAAGTCAAAACTCCTAACGTCACCGATCTGGCCTTCAAAAATATCGACTTTGCCATGAATCTCTATCGCAAGATATCCAGTTATCACGACAGGAACGTGTTCTTGTCGCCGCTCAGCATCTCCACGTCTTTCGCCACACTCTTATTGGCTGCTCAGGGCTCGACCCGCGCTCAGATCGTGAAGGGACTGAATCTTGAATCTCTGGACGATTCTCGAGATGTTCAAGTGATTCCGCGACTCTTTGAGCAGCTGCAGAAGAATCTGTCTCTCGATAGGACGCTGCAGATGGAGCAGAGCACGGCGCTCTTTATAGATGAGCAGTTTCAGGTCGAGACTCTTTTCAGTGATCAGATCAAGAAGTTCTTTGGCGCTGAGGTCAATAATGTGGATTTTGGGAAGACTGAGACCAGCCGGCAGTTCATCAATGAATACGTGAGCAAAAAAACAGGTCATAAAGTGAACGAGATGGTGAAGAGTATCAAGCCGCTGACACAGATGATGCTGATCAACACCATCTTCTATCAGG GTGGCTGGGAACATCCCTTTGAcccaaacaacacaaaaacaagtcGCTTTTTTATAGACAAGTACAACATTGTTCAGGTTGCGAAGATGTTGAAGGAGGATAAATTCTACACGACTGAAGACAGCGAGATCAGAGCACGAGTGCTGCGGCTGTCGTATCGTGATGGAGTCGCCATGTTGATACTACTGCCTGATGAAAATGTGGATTATACCATCATAGATGATGAAATCAATGCACAACGATTCTTCAAATggatcaaaaacatgagaaaaat CAAACTGGAGGTTCATCTGCCCAAGTTCAAGATGGAGCAGTCTTATGTTTTGCATGACATTTTGCCTCATTTGGGCATCAAGAGTGTTTTTGAAGATTCAGCAGATCTCACGGGTTTGAGTAAAGACGCGGGGCTGAAGGTCTCACAG GTGCTGCATAAAGCTGTTATTGAGGTGGATGAGAAAGGCACGACTGCGGCTGCGGCGACATCGATGGGAATTACAGCTTATTCTCTTCCAGCAACATTCATCGTGGACCGACCATTCTTCTTCTTCCTGTATCATGAAGCCACTCACAGTCTGATGTTTATGGGCAGAGTGATCGACCCCACACAGAACTGA